Proteins encoded within one genomic window of Nonomuraea gerenzanensis:
- a CDS encoding RNA polymerase subunit sigma-70 gives MTEARQPGDDEAAFIAAARSNDAARFALITERYRRELQVHCYRMLANYDDAQDLTQETFLRVWHRRESFQGRAALRTWLYRIATNACLDFLDKRNDRTPVPAELPGAGWEVHYLQPYPDRMLPEDPQESVVARETIELAFIVAVQHLPARQRAVFILRDVLGWPAAQAAGALGLSVASVTSALQRARVTVRGQLPGRRLDWRGAATYELSDEERVVVKSYIDAHERNDLDGLMALLRADLRFTMLPEPGALVVTAEDAVDGWVSSGLFRRGYDDWRCIATTVNRMPAAALYLRGPGDREHRLFNIAVLHIVEGKIAELTGFDATGKPWLGLPATL, from the coding sequence ATGACCGAGGCCAGACAGCCAGGCGACGACGAGGCCGCGTTCATCGCGGCGGCCCGCTCGAACGATGCGGCCCGGTTCGCGCTCATCACGGAGCGCTACCGGCGTGAGCTGCAGGTGCACTGCTATCGGATGCTCGCCAACTACGACGACGCCCAGGACCTGACGCAGGAGACGTTCCTGCGGGTGTGGCACAGGCGGGAGTCGTTCCAGGGCCGTGCCGCGCTGCGGACCTGGCTGTACCGGATCGCGACGAACGCCTGCCTGGACTTCCTGGACAAGCGCAACGACCGCACGCCCGTGCCCGCCGAGCTGCCGGGTGCGGGCTGGGAGGTGCACTACCTGCAGCCCTATCCGGATCGGATGCTGCCGGAGGATCCGCAGGAGTCGGTGGTGGCGCGGGAGACGATCGAGCTGGCGTTCATCGTCGCCGTCCAGCACCTGCCGGCGCGGCAGCGGGCGGTGTTCATCCTGCGCGACGTCCTGGGCTGGCCGGCGGCGCAGGCCGCCGGCGCCCTCGGGCTGAGCGTCGCCTCGGTGACCAGCGCTCTGCAGCGGGCGCGCGTGACGGTGCGCGGGCAGCTGCCCGGCCGTCGCCTGGACTGGCGCGGCGCTGCCACGTACGAGCTGTCGGACGAGGAGCGCGTCGTGGTGAAGTCGTACATCGACGCCCATGAGCGTAACGATCTCGACGGGTTGATGGCCCTGTTGCGCGCCGACCTGCGCTTCACGATGCTGCCCGAGCCGGGTGCCTTGGTCGTCACGGCCGAGGACGCGGTGGACGGCTGGGTCTCCAGCGGGCTCTTCCGGCGCGGTTACGACGACTGGCGGTGCATCGCCACGACGGTCAACCGCATGCCCGCCGCCGCGCTGTACCTGCGCGGTCCCGGCGATCGGGAGCACCGGTTGTTCAACATCGCGGTCCTGCACATCGTCGAGGGGAAGATCGCCGAGCTCACCGGGTTCGACGCCACCGGCAAGCCCTGGCTGGGCCTGCCCGCGACGTTGTGA
- a CDS encoding dihydrofolate reductase family protein — MRKLIFAMNVTLDGYIAAPGDDISWSGGEGPDSSPSAELFQYWYDQMRASELTLYGRKLWEAMSSHWPTGDQRPGATPAEIAYARLWRDMPKVVFSSTIDKVDWNTRLVTGDAITEIARLKAEDGGPMDIAGATLAGAAMRAGLIDEYALVTQPVLVGGGTPFFTALDNWVNLNLIETRTFPGGVVLTRYETRR, encoded by the coding sequence ATGCGCAAACTGATCTTCGCCATGAACGTGACCCTGGACGGCTACATCGCCGCCCCCGGCGACGACATCAGCTGGAGCGGAGGGGAGGGACCGGACTCCTCGCCGAGCGCCGAGCTGTTCCAGTATTGGTACGACCAGATGCGGGCGAGCGAGCTGACCCTGTACGGACGCAAGCTGTGGGAGGCGATGAGCTCCCACTGGCCGACCGGCGACCAGCGGCCCGGCGCCACCCCGGCGGAGATCGCCTACGCGCGCCTGTGGCGGGACATGCCGAAGGTGGTGTTCTCCTCCACGATCGACAAGGTCGACTGGAACACCCGCCTGGTCACCGGCGACGCGATCACCGAGATCGCCCGGCTCAAGGCAGAGGACGGCGGCCCGATGGACATCGCCGGCGCGACACTCGCCGGGGCGGCCATGCGGGCCGGCCTGATCGACGAGTACGCACTGGTCACCCAGCCGGTCCTGGTGGGCGGCGGCACGCCGTTCTTCACCGCCCTGGACAACTGGGTGAACCTGAACCTGATCGAGACGCGGACCTTCCCCGGCGGCGTGGTGCTGACCCGATACGAGACGAGACGATGA
- a CDS encoding helix-turn-helix domain-containing protein: MAEREFGSLLRELRVGAQLTIEELSESSGVSVRAIGDMERGKVSSPQRRTAEALADGLRLVAEERARFLATVKTRPRAGALAQLPADLPVFTGRRDELRQALAFLEQEGQDARAVVIAIVGAAEGGARPGGR; this comes from the coding sequence GTGGCTGAGCGAGAGTTCGGCTCCCTGCTGCGGGAGTTGCGCGTGGGTGCGCAGCTGACGATCGAGGAGCTGTCGGAGTCCTCGGGGGTGAGCGTCCGGGCGATCGGCGACATGGAGCGCGGCAAGGTCAGCTCCCCGCAGCGCCGCACCGCGGAGGCTCTGGCGGACGGGCTGCGGCTGGTGGCCGAGGAGCGGGCGAGGTTCCTGGCTACGGTGAAGACCCGGCCGCGAGCAGGGGCGCTGGCGCAGCTGCCGGCCGATCTGCCGGTGTTCACCGGGCGCCGGGACGAGTTGCGGCAGGCTCTGGCGTTCCTGGAGCAGGAGGGGCAGGATGCCCGTGCCGTGGTCATCGCGATCGTCGGGGCTGCCGAGGGCGGGGCGCGTCCAGGTGGTCGCTGA
- a CDS encoding 2-oxo acid dehydrogenase subunit E2, translated as MSDIVVPKLNDNDSSYTLACWLVPPGSEVAAGDPIAEIETSKATQELLSPGDGVLHQSVAAGGECCCGDVIGQVLAAAVSPPVTPVPAPRQLAVITEPARALALELGIPEADLLCLDKPLIQRRDVEALAADQPVHRFSRNQQAVASVVALSHRDIPAAFAAITVRVGDALSTAHRLSRVSKRHIGLPELVIKAIAGLRTAHPLCFATRLDERTATLPTTSDVGVTLDLGQGLYIPVITDAEALTCADIARALTRHKAKAMDGSFTEADLRHPNILLSLHNVPDIVLAGPIVLPGTTCALTLAGTRQELTLTSTGQVRARKVATISIVYDHRTVTGRAAMALLTDLKTVLESPAALAGEPAPEVQRP; from the coding sequence ATGAGCGACATCGTGGTGCCGAAACTCAACGACAACGACAGCTCGTACACGCTGGCCTGCTGGCTCGTCCCGCCGGGGAGCGAGGTCGCCGCCGGCGACCCGATCGCCGAGATCGAGACGTCCAAGGCCACCCAGGAGCTGCTCAGCCCCGGCGACGGCGTCCTGCACCAGAGCGTCGCGGCGGGCGGCGAGTGCTGCTGCGGCGACGTCATCGGCCAGGTCCTCGCGGCGGCGGTGTCGCCGCCGGTCACGCCCGTGCCGGCGCCCCGGCAGCTCGCCGTGATCACCGAGCCGGCCAGGGCGCTGGCCCTCGAACTGGGCATCCCGGAAGCCGACCTGCTCTGTCTCGACAAGCCGCTGATCCAGCGCAGGGACGTCGAAGCGCTCGCGGCCGATCAGCCCGTGCACCGCTTCTCCAGGAACCAGCAGGCCGTGGCCTCCGTGGTGGCGCTCTCCCACCGGGACATCCCGGCGGCGTTCGCCGCGATCACCGTCCGCGTCGGCGACGCCCTCAGCACGGCGCACCGCCTTTCCAGGGTGAGCAAACGACACATCGGGCTGCCCGAGCTGGTCATCAAGGCCATCGCCGGGCTCCGCACGGCACACCCGCTCTGCTTCGCCACGCGCCTCGACGAACGCACCGCGACCCTGCCGACGACCTCCGACGTGGGCGTCACCCTCGACCTCGGCCAGGGGCTCTACATCCCGGTGATCACCGACGCCGAGGCTCTGACGTGCGCGGACATCGCCCGCGCCCTGACCCGCCACAAGGCCAAGGCCATGGACGGCAGCTTCACCGAGGCCGACCTCCGGCACCCGAACATCCTGTTGTCCCTGCACAACGTCCCGGACATCGTCCTGGCCGGCCCGATCGTGCTGCCCGGCACCACCTGCGCGCTGACCCTGGCGGGCACCCGCCAGGAGCTGACGCTCACCAGCACCGGTCAGGTACGTGCCCGCAAGGTGGCCACGATCAGCATCGTCTACGACCACCGCACCGTCACAGGCCGGGCCGCGATGGCCCTGCTCACCGACCTCAAGACCGTCCTCGAATCACCCGCCGCCCTCGCCGGGGAGCCCGCACCGGAGGTTCAGCGCCCATGA
- a CDS encoding alpha-ketoacid dehydrogenase subunit beta: MTARVVADLNAALHSVMAADEHLHLLGEDVADPYGGAFKATRGLSGAFPGRVRATPISEGAIVGAGAGLALAGGKAIVEIMFGDFIALAFDQIVSFAGRSVSMYGRRVPLHLVIRCPVGGGRGYGPTHSGSPQKHFVGVPGLSLFETSAFHDHTTLLRRMLSLGHPAILFEDKVLYGRRMHAHDTLFHRTGLGTLDPCARFTVEGAGRADCVLVAPGGVAERALAATRSVLLTDEITCEVLVPSRLYPFDLQPLLPVLAAAGRVCVVEESTAGGTWGSELAQQLHTALWDDLRAPVRLVHSADAVIAAAPHLEREVLVQDTDIARAVKEVTAG, translated from the coding sequence ATGACGGCTCGCGTCGTGGCGGACCTCAACGCGGCGCTGCACTCGGTGATGGCCGCCGACGAGCACCTCCACCTCCTGGGTGAGGACGTCGCCGACCCATACGGCGGCGCCTTCAAGGCGACCCGCGGCCTGAGCGGCGCCTTTCCCGGACGGGTCCGCGCCACCCCGATCAGCGAGGGCGCGATCGTGGGCGCCGGCGCCGGGCTCGCGCTGGCGGGCGGCAAGGCGATCGTCGAGATCATGTTCGGCGACTTCATCGCCCTGGCCTTCGACCAGATCGTCAGCTTCGCCGGCCGGTCCGTGTCCATGTACGGCCGCCGCGTCCCCCTGCACCTGGTGATCCGCTGCCCCGTCGGCGGCGGGCGCGGTTACGGCCCGACCCACAGCGGCAGCCCGCAGAAGCACTTCGTCGGCGTGCCGGGCCTGTCGTTGTTCGAGACGTCCGCGTTCCACGACCACACCACCCTGCTGCGCCGCATGCTGTCACTCGGCCACCCCGCCATCCTCTTCGAGGACAAGGTCCTGTACGGGCGGCGCATGCACGCCCACGACACCCTCTTCCACCGCACCGGCCTCGGCACCCTCGACCCGTGCGCCCGCTTCACCGTCGAGGGGGCGGGCAGGGCCGACTGCGTGCTCGTCGCGCCGGGCGGCGTCGCCGAGCGGGCCCTGGCCGCCACCCGTTCCGTGCTGCTCACCGACGAGATCACCTGTGAGGTTCTCGTCCCCTCGCGCCTGTACCCGTTCGACCTCCAGCCGTTGCTGCCCGTCCTGGCCGCCGCGGGGCGCGTGTGCGTCGTGGAGGAGAGCACCGCCGGGGGCACCTGGGGCAGCGAGCTGGCCCAGCAGCTGCACACCGCCCTCTGGGACGACCTGCGCGCCCCCGTCCGCCTGGTCCACTCGGCCGACGCGGTCATCGCCGCCGCGCCCCATCTCGAACGCGAGGTCCTCGTCCAGGACACCGACATCGCCAGAGCCGTCAAAGAGGTGACCGCCGGATGA
- a CDS encoding thiamine pyrophosphate-dependent dehydrogenase E1 component subunit alpha, with translation MTTVQERPPLGASEADLELLLLIRHFEQQLLELFAAGELSGTTHTCLGQEYIPVALRTLLRPDDFVFSNHRGHGHYLARFADPAGLLAEIMGREGAVCNGVGGSQHILRDGFLSTGVQGQSLPVAAGVALHLSRAEAGALAVAHIGDGTWGEGAVYEALNLAALWRLPLLVVAEHNGIAQSTPTELQLAGSVAGRAAAFGIEHARVTSQDLGEIRALLEPLLAAARSGPAPLVVEFVTHRLGPHSKGDDTRPAEVLAAAAEHDWYPAVQDERFRQADERIREQVAAVAREVAARPRSVWADRGCR, from the coding sequence GTGACCACCGTCCAGGAGCGGCCCCCGCTCGGCGCGAGCGAGGCGGACCTGGAGCTGCTGCTCCTCATCCGGCACTTCGAGCAGCAACTGCTGGAGCTGTTCGCGGCCGGCGAGCTGAGCGGCACCACGCACACCTGCCTGGGCCAGGAGTACATCCCGGTCGCCCTGCGCACCCTGCTGCGCCCCGACGACTTCGTCTTCTCCAACCACCGCGGCCACGGCCACTACCTGGCCCGCTTCGCGGACCCGGCGGGGCTGCTGGCGGAGATCATGGGCCGCGAGGGCGCGGTGTGCAACGGGGTGGGCGGCAGCCAGCACATCCTGCGCGACGGCTTCCTGTCCACCGGCGTGCAGGGCCAGAGCCTGCCGGTGGCGGCCGGCGTGGCCCTGCACCTGTCGCGTGCCGAGGCGGGCGCGCTGGCCGTCGCCCACATCGGCGACGGCACGTGGGGGGAGGGCGCGGTCTACGAGGCGCTCAACCTGGCGGCCCTGTGGCGGCTGCCGCTCCTGGTGGTGGCCGAGCACAACGGCATCGCCCAGTCCACGCCCACCGAGCTGCAGCTGGCCGGCTCGGTGGCGGGCCGCGCGGCGGCGTTCGGCATCGAGCACGCGCGCGTCACCTCCCAGGACCTCGGCGAGATCCGCGCCCTGCTCGAACCGCTCCTGGCCGCCGCCCGGTCCGGGCCGGCGCCGCTGGTGGTGGAGTTCGTGACACACCGCCTCGGGCCGCACAGCAAGGGCGACGACACCCGGCCGGCCGAGGTGCTGGCGGCGGCGGCCGAGCACGACTGGTACCCCGCCGTCCAGGACGAGCGTTTCCGCCAGGCCGACGAGCGCATCCGCGAGCAGGTGGCGGCCGTGGCCCGCGAGGTGGCCGCCCGGCCGCGGTCGGTGTGGGCGGATCGGGGGTGCCGATGA
- a CDS encoding acyl carrier protein: MEHTATAERVTTIFAKVMGVPPANGLDTLPEDTESWDSLAQVRLFGAIEHAFGCTLPRQLLLIGPHLGAFATAIEQAR, translated from the coding sequence ATGGAACACACCGCAACAGCCGAACGCGTCACCACGATCTTCGCCAAGGTCATGGGCGTCCCGCCGGCCAACGGTCTCGACACCTTGCCGGAGGACACCGAGAGCTGGGACTCGCTGGCCCAGGTGCGGTTGTTCGGCGCCATCGAGCACGCCTTCGGCTGCACCCTGCCCAGGCAGCTGCTGCTGATCGGGCCGCACCTGGGCGCGTTCGCCACCGCGATCGAGCAGGCCAGGTGA
- a CDS encoding thioester reductase domain-containing protein, giving the protein MTESNRLGSDVLLTGATGFIGAFLLHKLLEGTQARIHCLARGETAEAVLRRLQAAQSRYGLGTPDPSRIVPVPGDLAAPALGLARSRFDELAGAVTAVLHSGAEVNLLRPSRMLQATNVAGTREILRLAGAGKAAVVYVSTSEVFGPADGTADESTSPEGALQPVSGYGQTKRAGELLVLRAREDGLPAAVLRLDRVAGDSRSGACQPDGDDFWLLVRSALTTGVLPDAPVNMTPVDFAAEAVLALTATPGTGLTGPVAHLRHPRPVRMAEVAAALGEPVSVVPLDEWAATLRHHGERPDCDPILRLLPLMVERVLGGRPRFLAPLTTTALDRLGLRYPPVDTPLLGKYVRQLRSTGFLPAPIRTSTG; this is encoded by the coding sequence GTGACTGAGAGTAACCGCCTCGGGTCCGACGTGCTGCTCACCGGAGCGACCGGCTTCATCGGCGCCTTCCTCCTGCACAAGCTCCTGGAAGGCACCCAGGCTCGCATCCACTGCCTGGCCCGTGGCGAGACCGCGGAAGCCGTCCTGCGGCGACTACAGGCAGCCCAGTCCCGCTACGGCCTGGGCACGCCGGACCCGTCGAGGATCGTGCCCGTCCCCGGCGACCTGGCGGCCCCGGCGCTGGGCCTGGCGCGGAGCCGGTTCGACGAGCTGGCCGGCGCCGTCACCGCCGTCCTCCACTCGGGAGCGGAGGTCAACCTCCTGCGTCCGAGCCGCATGCTGCAGGCGACCAACGTGGCAGGCACCCGGGAGATCCTCCGGCTGGCGGGCGCAGGCAAGGCCGCCGTCGTCTACGTCTCGACGTCGGAGGTGTTCGGTCCGGCCGACGGCACGGCCGACGAGAGCACGTCGCCGGAGGGGGCGCTCCAGCCCGTCTCCGGTTACGGGCAGACCAAGCGCGCCGGTGAGCTGCTGGTCCTGCGGGCACGGGAGGACGGGCTGCCGGCGGCCGTCCTGCGGCTGGACCGCGTCGCGGGTGACAGCCGCAGCGGCGCGTGCCAGCCCGACGGGGACGACTTCTGGCTCCTCGTACGGTCGGCGCTGACCACCGGTGTCCTCCCGGACGCCCCGGTGAACATGACGCCGGTCGACTTCGCCGCCGAAGCCGTCCTCGCCCTCACGGCCACCCCCGGGACCGGCCTGACCGGGCCCGTCGCGCACCTCCGCCACCCCCGGCCGGTCCGGATGGCGGAGGTCGCGGCGGCGCTCGGCGAGCCCGTCAGCGTCGTTCCCCTGGACGAGTGGGCCGCGACCCTGCGGCACCACGGCGAGCGGCCGGACTGCGACCCCATCCTCCGGCTGCTCCCCCTGATGGTGGAGCGGGTCCTGGGTGGCAGGCCGCGCTTCCTCGCCCCGCTGACCACCACCGCCCTCGACCGGCTGGGCCTGCGCTACCCGCCGGTCGACACACCCCTCCTCGGCAAGTACGTACGACAGCTACGGTCAACCGGCTTCCTCCCGGCCCCGATCCGGACGAGCACGGGATGA
- a CDS encoding M28 family metallopeptidase translates to MTSVTATHADPRLADLLERVSKEQMQATVRELADDRYAGRRVGTPGGRAAAAWLGERLAELGAEVESSGFTVTGVRELYDTPLLRWRTGGVTRRLEHRRDFAEHLASAELPTARTAPLVPAAHPDLRDRWVLAEPGDWVRACDRAEAHGAAGVLTARDGDAEGWLPKMIAGPPARRMPVLALRSDLHRELLACEAVQVTASMPLRQVTVDGHNVLARFPAPGGELADRTRVLLTAHYDGVGDDPDRRLPAAADNASGVAAVLEAARVLSRAGVTVAFLDAEEAGAWGSAHHAASLPPGTQVINLDGAAMLHQAASVEAGGPAHRLLAVLDQAARLTGVPLRAGAMASDNRRYAAAGLAAVGIGMGMPGYQTPAETPERVQPDTLLAAARLLVATTWLAFQTTCGTRRAGGATSSTTPWGPPDRGQEKPLAR, encoded by the coding sequence ATGACCTCCGTCACGGCGACGCACGCGGACCCGCGCCTGGCAGACCTGCTGGAGCGCGTCTCGAAGGAGCAGATGCAGGCCACGGTCCGCGAGCTGGCCGATGACCGTTACGCCGGGCGGCGCGTGGGCACGCCCGGCGGTCGCGCCGCCGCGGCCTGGCTCGGCGAGCGGCTGGCCGAGCTGGGCGCCGAGGTGGAGTCGTCCGGCTTCACCGTGACAGGCGTGCGGGAGCTCTACGACACGCCGCTGCTGCGGTGGCGGACCGGCGGGGTGACGCGCCGGCTGGAGCATCGCCGCGACTTCGCCGAGCACCTCGCCTCCGCCGAGTTGCCCACCGCCCGCACGGCACCCCTGGTGCCCGCCGCGCACCCCGACCTGCGCGACCGGTGGGTGCTGGCGGAGCCGGGCGACTGGGTGCGGGCCTGCGACCGGGCCGAGGCCCACGGCGCGGCCGGCGTACTCACCGCCCGCGACGGCGACGCCGAGGGGTGGCTACCCAAGATGATCGCCGGGCCGCCCGCCCGCCGGATGCCCGTCCTCGCCCTGCGCTCCGACCTGCACCGGGAGCTGCTGGCCTGCGAAGCGGTGCAGGTGACCGCGTCGATGCCGCTGCGGCAGGTCACCGTCGACGGCCACAACGTCCTCGCCCGCTTCCCGGCCCCCGGCGGCGAGCTCGCGGACCGGACGCGGGTGCTGCTGACCGCGCACTACGACGGCGTCGGCGACGACCCCGACAGGCGGTTGCCCGCAGCCGCCGACAACGCCTCCGGCGTGGCCGCGGTCCTGGAGGCCGCCCGCGTCCTGTCGCGGGCGGGGGTGACGGTGGCGTTCCTGGACGCCGAGGAGGCGGGCGCGTGGGGCTCCGCCCACCATGCCGCCTCGCTGCCGCCCGGCACGCAGGTGATCAACCTGGACGGGGCCGCCATGCTGCACCAGGCCGCCTCCGTCGAGGCGGGCGGACCCGCCCACCGGCTGCTGGCCGTCCTGGACCAGGCCGCCCGGCTCACCGGCGTGCCGTTGCGGGCGGGCGCGATGGCCTCCGACAACCGGCGCTACGCCGCCGCCGGGCTGGCCGCGGTGGGCATCGGCATGGGCATGCCCGGCTACCAGACGCCCGCCGAGACGCCCGAGCGCGTCCAGCCCGACACGCTGCTGGCCGCGGCCCGGCTCCTGGTCGCCACCACCTGGCTGGCCTTTCAAACGACCTGCGGGACGCGGAGGGCCGGTGGCGCCACCTCATCGACGACCCCCTGGGGACCGCCTGACCGGGGTCAAGAAAAGCCCCTAGCTCGGTAA
- a CDS encoding ArsR/SmtB family transcription factor → MTVTANARCCAPITREPLSENDATELASLLKAVADPVRLRLLSMIGSHAGGEACVCDLTDAFDLTAPTISHHLKVLRTAGLIDGERRGTWVYYRIVPGTVAKLGALFSPLAEPATAGQLVTA, encoded by the coding sequence GTGACCGTCACCGCGAACGCGAGGTGCTGCGCCCCGATCACCCGGGAGCCGCTCAGCGAGAACGACGCCACCGAGCTGGCCTCCCTGCTCAAGGCGGTGGCCGACCCCGTACGCCTGCGACTGCTGTCGATGATCGGCTCCCACGCGGGCGGCGAGGCGTGCGTGTGCGACCTGACCGACGCCTTCGACCTGACCGCGCCCACCATCTCCCATCACCTCAAGGTGCTGCGCACTGCCGGGCTCATCGACGGCGAACGCCGTGGCACCTGGGTCTACTACCGCATCGTCCCCGGCACCGTGGCCAAGCTGGGCGCCCTGTTCAGCCCGCTGGCCGAGCCGGCGACGGCCGGTCAGCTCGTCACGGCCTGA
- a CDS encoding FAD-dependent oxidoreductase, whose protein sequence is MSDSYSGSPVVVIGAGPVGLAAGAHLAERGLDFVILESGDRVAASVARWGHVRVFSPWKYDIDTAARRLLEADGWTAPDPDWLPTGAELIADYLDPLAKVLGERVRTGVAVTAISRLGYDRVRTGGREHAPFLIRLDDGTELRARAVIDASGTYLSPNVLGASGLPAHGEESAAGLIDHALPDVLGADRHRYEGKRVLVVGAGHSAATTLLALSELDGTSITWAIRAGDARRAYGGGDADALPARGALGTRLHALVTSGRIQLLTGFFVHRVHPTGEGVEVISRDPSGHEQSVTADLIVSATGYRPDHTIAAELRLDLDPILGSTRALAPLIDPNQHSCGTVPAHGADELAHPEPGYYAIGVKSYGRAPTFLLATGYEQARSVVAALAGDWEAARDVRLELPETGVCSAGLAEAQEQRVGLATGLSGGLLSTPLPLAEVSTGGSCCG, encoded by the coding sequence ATGAGTGACAGTTACAGCGGCAGCCCCGTCGTCGTGATCGGCGCGGGCCCGGTCGGGCTCGCCGCCGGCGCGCACCTGGCCGAGCGCGGCCTCGACTTCGTGATCCTGGAGTCGGGCGACCGAGTCGCCGCGTCGGTGGCGCGATGGGGGCACGTGCGGGTGTTCAGCCCGTGGAAGTACGACATCGACACCGCCGCCCGCCGCCTGCTGGAGGCCGACGGCTGGACCGCGCCCGACCCCGACTGGCTGCCCACCGGCGCCGAGCTCATCGCCGACTACCTCGACCCGCTGGCCAAGGTCCTGGGCGAACGCGTCCGCACCGGCGTCGCGGTCACCGCGATCAGCCGCCTCGGCTACGACCGCGTCCGCACCGGCGGCCGTGAGCACGCCCCGTTCCTCATCCGCCTGGACGACGGCACCGAGCTGCGGGCCCGCGCCGTCATCGACGCCTCCGGCACCTACCTGAGCCCGAACGTGCTCGGCGCCAGCGGCCTGCCCGCCCACGGCGAGGAGAGCGCCGCCGGCCTCATCGACCACGCGCTGCCCGACGTCCTCGGCGCCGACCGGCACCGTTACGAGGGCAAGCGCGTCCTGGTCGTCGGCGCCGGCCACTCGGCGGCCACCACCCTGCTCGCCCTCTCCGAGCTCGACGGCACCTCGATCACCTGGGCCATCCGCGCGGGCGACGCCCGCCGCGCGTACGGGGGCGGCGACGCCGACGCGCTCCCCGCTCGCGGCGCGCTCGGCACCCGCCTGCACGCCCTGGTCACCTCCGGCCGCATCCAGCTCCTGACCGGCTTCTTCGTCCACCGCGTGCACCCCACCGGCGAGGGCGTCGAGGTGATCAGCCGCGACCCGTCCGGGCACGAGCAGTCGGTCACCGCCGACCTGATCGTGAGCGCCACCGGCTACCGTCCCGACCACACCATCGCCGCCGAGCTGCGGCTCGACCTGGACCCGATCCTCGGCTCCACCCGCGCCCTGGCCCCGCTCATCGACCCCAACCAGCACTCCTGTGGCACCGTCCCGGCCCACGGCGCCGACGAGCTGGCCCATCCCGAGCCCGGCTACTACGCCATCGGCGTCAAGAGCTACGGCCGCGCCCCCACCTTCCTGCTGGCCACCGGCTACGAGCAGGCCCGCTCCGTCGTGGCCGCGCTGGCCGGCGACTGGGAGGCGGCCCGCGACGTACGGCTCGAACTGCCCGAGACCGGCGTGTGCTCAGCCGGCCTGGCCGAGGCGCAGGAGCAGCGGGTCGGCCTGGCGACCGGCCTCAGCGGCGGCCTGCTGTCCACCCCGCTGCCGCTGGCCGAGGTGTCCACCGGCGGAAGCTGCTGCGGCTGA